A region from the Triticum urartu cultivar G1812 chromosome 1, Tu2.1, whole genome shotgun sequence genome encodes:
- the LOC125537621 gene encoding putative receptor protein kinase ZmPK1 has product MVLDYNLNGSDVAIDPPYVNMYGALRSGPNLSYLCWFAVVLGFLELLFAATAWWFMSGQESMPSSLEAGYQLVMGTQFRRFTYRELKKVTGDFNEVLGRGGSGVVYRGMLDKTTVVAVKELTNMLQGEEEFWAEMKVFGRINHINLVRIWGFCSEGKHKLLVYEYVENGSLDRHLFSEDSSKALAWRVERFKIALGAAKGLAYLHHECLEWVIHCDVKPENILLTQDLDPKIANFGLSKMSGRKAVGDGMQLSQMRGTTGYMAPEWVLGLPIDAKVDVYNYGIVLLEILMGSRITEQRTVDDKEWLQMSQIMQALKQVVASGDITSLVDSRLNGQFNPRQAMDVIFKALGACDDEDEHPTYLL; this is encoded by the exons ATGGTCCTCGACTACAATCTTAATGGCTCTGATGTGGCCATCGACCCGCCATACGTCAACATGTATGGGGCACTAAGAAGTGGCCCGAACTTGTCCTACCTTTGCTGGTTTGCCGTGGTGCTGGGATTTCTCGAGCTACTCTTCGCCGCCACGGCATGGTGGTTCATGTCTGGCCAGGAGAGCATGCCCAGCTCGCTGGAGGCAGGCTATCAGCTGGTCATGGGGACCCAGTTCAGGAGGTTCACGTATCGAGAGCTCAAGAAAGTCACTGGGGACTTCAACGAGGTTCTCGGCCGCGGCGGCTCCGGAGTGGTGTACCGCGGCATGCTTGACAAGACCACCGTGGTGGCGGTGAAGGAGCTGACAAACATGCTGCAGGGCGAGGAGGAGTTTTGGGCGGAGATGAAGGTGTTTGGGAGGATCAACCATATCAACCTGGTGAGGATATGGGGGTTTTGCTCTGAGGGCAAGCACAAGCTGCTGGTGTACGAGTACGTGGAGAACGGGTCGCTCGATAGGCACCTGTTCAGCGAGGACAGCAGCAAGGCACTGGCATGgagagt agAGCGGTTCAAGATTGCGCTGGGCGCGGCCAAGGGCCTAGCCTACCTCCACCACGAGTGCCTTGAGTGGGTCATCCACTGCGACGTCAAGCCGGAGAACATCCTGCTCACTCAAGACCTCGACCCAAAGATCGCCAACTTCGGGCTGTCCAAGATGTCCGGGAGGAAAGCCGTCGGCGACGGCATGCAACTCTCCCAAATGAGGGGGACGACAGGCTACATGGCACCCGAGTGGGTGTTGGGCCTGCCGATCGACGCCAAGGTCGATGTGTACAACTATGGCATCGTGCTTCTGGAGATCCTGATGGGAAGCAGGATAACAGAACAGAGGACTGTGGATGACAAGGAGTGGCTACAGATGAGCCAGATCATGCAGGCGCTGAAGCAGGTGGTGGCGAGCGGAGACATCACGTCATTGGTGGATAGCAGGCTGAACGGGCAGTTCAACCCTCGACAGGCCATGGACGTCATCTTCAAGGCTCTTGGAGCTTGCGATGATGAGGACGAACACCCTACGTACTTGTTGTGA